The genomic interval ACCGACATGCAGCTAACAGTATTAGCTTCCTCCACTGTCCCTCTCCCCATACCGGGCTTCAACTAGTGATCCTCTGCTCGCAAACACACGTGACCGCCCTCCTTGACAACGTACCAATCGATTGAGCTATACAAAAGGATCCAATTGGATAGCTCCATCTGCAACATTGCAAGCTAGCCTTGGAGTCAGCTTACGGTACGTTCTTAACTCCGTTACATTAGCACAAACACCTCTCACTCATTACttaaactgtctctctctcttcctggaacACTGATATCAGATAATCATCTCTGATGACTTCTGGTCATGAGCTGTTGTATAAAAAACATCAGTCCGGTAAATGTTTAGACCTAAAAGCAAATAAATTAACATTTCACCCTGTTCAGCATCTTACGGTACCTTTTCAACAGTAATTTAAGTACCTTAACACTCCTTCAAAAAACCCTGGACCACAATACTAAAAGATTAGAGTTTGGGATTTAAAGCAACGAGTGGTGATACACATCGTCACAGCAACAGCCAGCGACGACAACTTACTGCGATGAGTGGAGGGCACAGTAATGATAAGAGTAGTGGGGCATTTCTTCATCATCCCACCACGACCAAAGTGATCCTCACTCCATTTACCTAATCTTGTCTCCTCTCAAAGATACACAGACTTTTAACCATTTCATCTGAGTGAAGTGGTTCTGTAGGGTTAGCCAGGGTGCCAGTCTGGTTTTGCTTTGGCCAAATTGTCATTTTGCCATGGCAATGATATAGCTAGCATACACAGGGACACCAGTCAACCAGGCTGGTAGGAAGTATTGTAGATATACTTTAGTGGCCATCAATGGTGCCCCTCACTAGGACACCAGTCAGTCTCTGGGTAGAGGAGGCAGTGGACAGTCttaaacctagagagagagagacggagagatagagggaggggaggaagagagagggggcagatggatgaagagagagggagagatgagcaATGCCGGGGGTGAGGGAGATGgtaagacaaaaaaaaagagttggtggagagagaggggataaccATTTACATGTAATTCACAATTCAGCTAGAGCAAACTTTGCACTGAGGCAGAGGTTTAGTAAACCAGTGTCATGTAATTGCCTTGTGCATCACTGAATGCTGGGTGGATGTTGTCTGATTACCGTGAGGGGTCCTCCACCAGAGAGAAAGCTCCTCCAATGCTGACCACATTCCTCCTGTTCTCAAAACCCCCATAGCTCAGAgtgacctagacacacacacacaaacaattggTAGCTATTGTATACATCACAGACAAAAGACAAAGTAGGGTGTCTCTCTTTCACCCACACACTTGTGTGtagacaatctctctctctcacagacagaccccccacccCTACCTGTTCCAGCACGGTGTCTGTGGGCAGCCTCTGCAGGTTCTCCAGGTGGGAGTGGAAGAGGTGGGTGTGTGTCAGCGGCACTTCCAGCAGCGCCTCGATGATGTAACCGATAGTGCAGTCGTCAGGGAGACGGATCTTCTCCGCCGTGCTGATGAAGTTCCCCagactgggggaggaggaggaggttgtgAGTTAACTGCTCAAAACAGTTTGGCTTAATAGCTTAACAGCTACAATAATATGTGCATCTGAAGAACATTGAGAGTGTCAAACTGTTCAGACTCACCTAGCCCATGGACTCATCTTGAGGGCCAGACCACGACTGATACAGAACCCTGCACCTCCTGTAGCAAACCAGAACTTCACCGACACCTGGGAGAAGAAAAcaagggtcagaggtcaggagTAAGaccagcagagagggagagagataaagagagagacaggaagggaggCATAGACAGAATCACCGAGATGGAagggatggagcgagagagaaggatggtctggagaaagagagagacaaacagacagggtgTACTCACAGATCCGTCACTCTTGACCCTCTCTGCAGCCTCTATGGGGTGGTCGAGGCTGGGCCGGCCCAGGTAAACATCCTGGGTGTGTTGGAAGGAGGACAGCAGCTTCAGCAGACTGGGTACAATCACATAGTTATCATCATCCATATGGCAGAACCacctgggaggaggagagagagagaatagaaagggagggaggggggaggacagagagagatgtaagTTATTACATTAATACAgttattaaaaatacattttataaagtGTTACTGACATGTTAAGGTGTTGTTATCATCACGACAATGATGGTGTTCATTGGAATGTATAGCAGCTCACAAAGTATCATATATAGTACATGGGACTGGAACAAATGTGTCCCTATTTTcactgtttttatttaacctttaactaggcaagtcagttaagaacaaattctaattttacaatgatggcctaacccggccaaaccctcccctaacccagacaacgctgggccaattgtgcaccaccccatgggactcccgatcatgtcCGCTTGTGAtccagcccgggatcgaaccagggtctgtagtgacgcctctagcactgagatgcagtgccgacAGTGTGTTCCTACAATCTGTGCTTGCAAGAGCTACTGTACCTGAAGACATACAGTCCTATCCATCTGTTGACCTCCTTAACTAAACACACAGAATCTAAGACATACGCGTGAGATGTATTCTCAAAATAGGCCTTTCCTCTTCTCACCAGTAAAGAAAGATAAATATTTCTTTACATAAGACAGGCAGTCTCCTGAAACTGAGAGGCTCAGTACTCTTGACAAAGGCAGCATCTTAACCACCAAGCCAGTGGGACTACTTGGTCTCTCTGATCAGGGCAGGAGAACAAACTAACTTCTGAATTGGCTTCTTATTGGCCAAATAATAAATAACTTAATCTATAGTTATGTTCTTAGCATGCAATGTGATGGTGAATAGCAGGAAGTAAGGTAAAGTATGTAAAGACTCACTTCCTCTGCGACTCGATGAACTTGTCGTATTCCACAGACATCTTACAGCACAGGGCCTGCCGCGTGTGTGCTGCTGAACAGTTGGTGTTGACGACATTAGCCCCTGAGAGAAAAGATGAGGGATGTTGAGTCTACTTACCGTACTACTGACACAGTAATGCTCGGATATCAAATACACATACGCCTGATAACATATTATAAGTCTTTCTAAGAACTCCAATCACATTTGACAAACGGTTACATTTAAGAAGGTACAGTGACACAATAATTGCTCTCCTATTTGTACCTCCATTATCCACCTATTAGAGTGTAGACTGACCTGCTCTCCTCCTCAGCTCCTGGTCCTCCCCATCAGTGAATATAAAGGtcttgaggagacagagagagagcgagagagagagagagatgttgttaACACTAAGTTTGTTTCCACgtatacacccccccctccccccacaagacagagagaacgagagagagcaaaagagagaggagagggaagagagatcaaAAATGTGGCTTGCCCAACGAGGCCTCCATGTCCTAGACCTATACTGCTGATTCATGGAGCGAAGCAGTTGGGTAAAACAATAACCAGACTATGCTAACTCAAACAACACTGGGCCCATTCTCCCTGGCACTcagtccccctcctcccctttaCCCTGCTCGCCTCAACCATGGCATGctccctctttcctttcctcctctctctcctaattgtctgttatccctcccttcctcctgtcatttattctttccctccctccctgctgcccGCCTGCCTCGTGCCCAGTGGCATGCcttctctttctatccctctgtccccttttcatctttctttcttccctccctcatcccccccTTCTTTTATCCTCCAGTCGTCTCCTCCCTGCCTCGTGCCCGGTGGCATGCCCTCTCTTTCCTGTGTGCCCTGGGAGATGCTGGGCATCCGTGCCAGGACTGGTGGAAAACTACACAGGACACCACAggcatgtgacacacacacacacacacacacacacacacacacacacacacacacacacacacacacacacaacacaccaccaggACGAGCCAGACCATGCCAGGCAAACAAAGACCTTCCCTGATCAAAGAGGGGAGGACCCAGTCACCCTGGCAACTCAGCAGATCCCTGGCCAGCCAGCAGGGCATAAATGGCCTGGACAGCAGTGTGGTTGCCAGGGCCCGGAGGCAGTGTGGTTGCCAGGGCCCGGAGGCAGTGTGGTTGCCAGGGCCCGGAGGCAGTGTGGTTGCCAGGGCCCGGAGGCTGAAGTTTTAAACAGATTTCTACTATGTTACGTCAACCTGCCAGCCTGGGGCTATTCTGGCTCACTGTAGATGGTGTAAATTCTCTGACAGGTTGTTAAAACAACACAAATGCGCACACTGTCACCCACGAGAAAAGTGATAACATCTTGTTAAAACATTTCAAGATACCCTGGTTCTACTCTAGTTCATTCAAAGTTGCTACACCATGAAGGAGAAAGCCTCCAATCCCTTCAATCTACAgtaccttccttccctccctccctccctccctcccgtaaGTCATTTTCCAACAGCTCTATTATGAACACTGTAGAAGGATTCCTAGAATAGTTTCCACATTTGAAATACTCAGAGACTAAAGCTGTGACTCAGTGTGGTTCCATGTCTTCTTTTCTTTCCAGAGAAATCTCTCCACATATATGGAGAGGTTAGCCTTGCGTTCACTCAGCAAGACTGGAGTTAAAGAGAAATGGCTGCTCTGTGTTCTCACGGACTCCCCTCATAGGGTTTTAACAGGCCCAAATAAACCCAGCAGGCATCCTTTAAACTCCACTACAGGTATACGTTGCCCGTagtcacagatctaggatcagcccacGATTATTCcgaaccttaaccattagtgaggaaaacacaaaactgaccttagatcagtgtcttgGAAGTAGGAGCAACTTCATACTACTCCATAAACCTCACATGAGCCAGACTGACTGTTGAAAGCCCATTCTATTTGACCCCAGACACCAATCagaggcctgtctgtctgtagatccCACTACTCTTTCAACCCTCTTGATTTCCAAACAGTAAAACAACTGATGAGCCTGACACATCCATATGATCTATAAATGAGTGGAACTACCCAGCTGCTACTCTTAACTGATGCTCATAACATTTTCCTTAGAGTGGCTCAacctaggccgtcattttaaataagaatctgttcttaactgacttgccgagttaaataaataaaaaatgttttgttaaatTGTTGACCTAAAAGACTGAGAACTAGGCCAATGCCCTATACCTGTCTGAGCCAATGGTCAGAACAGTAACGGTGGTCACACTTGGTCTTTTAGTGAATAGTGCAGGTGGCCATTAGAAAGTAGACACACAGTGGGACGCTGACACAATGCGGTCTTTGAACACTCCTCTcctggtctgtgtcccaaatggcaccccatttcctatacagtgcactactttgaccagggcctatagtgcATTAtaaaagagaatagggtgccatttgggatgcacccctgGAGCTGCCTGGGAGATAGGGTATTTTTAAGTCAACACAAATGGAGCTGTGACGTTAGTTACTAAGCAAATTGGGCCAGTGTGTTTGGTCCTGTTAATGTGCAGCTGAACACTGGAACTCTTTGTCTTGGAGGGCCTCACTGCTGATCTGTTTTATAGGCCCAGAACAGATCCAGGATATGAACCAcagtcaccctattccctttatccCTCATAATCAACTGGCGAACAGCGGTCCGGACCCAGAATGGGGTCGAGCTTCGACCCCTGGTATCATTTAAACGCACGTAAGACATgggaaaatgtgtagaactgcagagaattagctttaaaacagcaaaaacAATTCTCTGCCCCAtgcaaaatttgtagaattgaAAGAAACATGTTCTCTCCACCAGCAAGAGTTGTGTGAACAGTTTGGGGTTGCGAGGTAGGGGTTTGTTACTACACCGATAAATGACTATATCAATTCagacctttgccacctaggaaatGTGTGACCGGACCTTCTAAAATAGTACTTGTGAAATAAGCATAAGTGTGAAAGTATGTTAATACATGATGTATGTTGGCTATGGAAAAAGAGTATGAAGTAGCCTACCCCTTCACTCACACAGACTACCCCTTCACTCACACAGCCTACCCCTTCACTCACACAGCCTACCCCTTCAATTCAACGCTACACACTATTTAACACATGGGTATCTTTCTATAATATACTAGGTTATGGTTCTACCCTATGACACAGTTCTCCCTAGCTGTGCTCTTTTGCCTGTTGATCTAGAATATATTCTACAGCCTCCAGGTGATtactggagtcaggtgtgttagctgaggCTGGGGCAAAATCAGGCCcccaaggactggagttgcccatccctgttctACAGCCTCCCATAGATCCCTGGGTGGGGAATGTTGATCTATATTCTACAGCCTCCCATAGATCCCTGGGTGGGGAATGTTGATCTATATTCTACAGCCTCCCATAGATCCCTGGGTGGGGAATGTTGATCTATATTCTACAGCCTCCCATACAGGCCCCTGTGTTTGGAGAAGGATAACACCAGAGAATTCTCCGcactttcccctccctccctctgacttATCCCCTAAACACATCTCTCATTCCTCCTGTGGTGGTAGTCCCTGGGCCCCCAGAGGGAGGAAGTTCCTGAGCAACCAGAGACTACAGGAGAGCAGGAGACGTGTGCAGGAGGAACACACTGCTGTGTTTGCTTTCTCTCTGGGatctctgtcccccaccccctTTCTTCCCAGTTCAGCCAGCCTTGCTCCCACAGATTCCCCGTGCCCTCCAGCCTTCTAAATggggggtggtgggggtgggCAGAAATTcctgcacagagagagagcaaacacAGCAGTGTGTTCCTCCTG from Salmo salar chromosome ssa28, Ssal_v3.1, whole genome shotgun sequence carries:
- the rfng gene encoding beta-1,3-N-acetylglucosaminyltransferase radical fringe, with the protein product MGTGCIQLVEVTPRPMGSIQTLRQGRRRTSSTELELWWGLEGSRSRTPLELKDIFIAVKTTRKYHKSRLDLLFQTWVSKAKEQTFIFTDGEDQELRRRAGANVVNTNCSAAHTRQALCCKMSVEYDKFIESQRKWFCHMDDDNYVIVPSLLKLLSSFQHTQDVYLGRPSLDHPIEAAERVKSDGSVSVKFWFATGGAGFCISRGLALKMSPWASLGNFISTAEKIRLPDDCTIGYIIEALLEVPLTHTHLFHSHLENLQRLPTDTVLEQVTLSYGGFENRRNVVSIGGAFSLVEDPSRFKTVHCLLYPETDWCPSEGHH